The Priestia megaterium NBRC 15308 = ATCC 14581 region CTAGGGAAATTGCAGCAGCTGCTAAAGTAGAAAAAATTGAAGTTTGTGAGCAGCTGCGTGAGCGCTCTTTTGGAGAACTAGAATCAAAGAACGTAGAAGTTTTGCATGAGCTTGTGCCAAACTATGTAACAAATTGGGGAGAAGAACCTTTATATAATATCGAAACACTCGAAGCCGCTCAAGAACGGATGGTTCGGCGGTTAACGGAAATTATGAAGAAGTCTATCGGAAAGAAAGTAGCAGTTGTTAGTCACGGGGCGGCAATTAATACATTCATTCATCATGTAACAAGCGGAGAACAAGGAACGGGGACTACTATTTTACAAAATACATCGATTACAACTTTTGCTTATGAAAGTGGGAAATGGCGTCTTGAAACGATCAATGATGCCAAACATCTTGAATAAATATACTTAAAGAGGCTGTGGCAGTAGTATTTTAGTTGAGGGAAAATCCGAACGATTAATCGTTCGGATTTTTTTATGGTGATGGTGAACGTAGCTTTCATATATGTAAGTACTTCTAGCTGTTGATTGGAGGGA contains the following coding sequences:
- a CDS encoding histidine phosphatase family protein, giving the protein MLYLIRHGQTDWNKNKLIQGHADIPLNEAGKQQAKRVAERFRDIHIDVIYTSDLLRAQETAREIAAAAKVEKIEVCEQLRERSFGELESKNVEVLHELVPNYVTNWGEEPLYNIETLEAAQERMVRRLTEIMKKSIGKKVAVVSHGAAINTFIHHVTSGEQGTGTTILQNTSITTFAYESGKWRLETINDAKHLE